The Motilibacter peucedani region GCGCGCCTTCCAGGCCTTGCGCATCGAGGTCAACGGCGAGCTCGCCGCCCTCGAGGCCGCGCTGCCGGCCGCCATCGGCTCGCTCGCCCTGGGCGGCCGGCTGGTCGTCCTCTCCTACCACTCGCTCGAGGACCGGATGGTCAAGCGCGCGATCACCGCGCGGACCACGGTCGACCTGCCCCCCGGCCTGCCGGTCGTGCCGGAGGGGATGCAGCCCGAGCTGCGCTCGCTGACCCGTGGCGGCGCCGAGCTCGCCACTGACGAGGAGGTCGCCGCAAACCCGCGCGCGGCCTCCGTGCGGCTGCGTGCCGCAGAGAGGATCCGGGAGGCCGCATGAGCACGGTGACGAGTACGCCGGTCGTCGACACGCCGGTCCGCACCCCCGCCGCACCGCGGCCGGTGCGCCCGAGCGCCCGCCGTCCGGTCGCGCCCCAGGCACCCGCGCGCGGCCCGCGGCTCGCGCCGTTCGTGCTGCTGGTCGTGGGGCTGCTCGCCGCCGGCCTGGTCGCCATGCTGCTGCTGAACACCGTGCTGGCGCAGGGCGCCTTCCGGCAGGCCAGGCTGCAGAGCCTGTCGGCCACGCTGGCCGACGAGCAGCAGCGGCTGGCCGCCTCGCTCGCCCAGGAGGAGTCGCCCGAGGTGCTGGCCGCCAAGGCGCACCGGCTCGGGCTGGTCGACTCGTGCGGCCCGCTGTTCCTGAGCCTGCGCAGCGGCCGCACGCCCGGCAAGACCGACCAGGAGGACTGCCCCGGAGCCTCCGGCGCGCCTGCCGCGAAGGCCGCCGGTGCTGCTGCATCCTCGAAGCCCACGACCGTGAAGCCCACGGACAAGGCCACCGCGGGCAGCGGCAAGAAGACGAGCACTCCGAGCACGAAGAAGGCAGGGACCTCTCGATGAACCCGCCGGCCACCGACGGTCGCACCCCTGCGGCGCGCCGGCGGCCGGCCCCCGAGGGCCTCCGTCCCCGGCCGCCCCGTCAAGGGCAGCCGCCCCGTCAAGGACAGCCGCTGCGCCAGGGACAGCCGCCGCGCCAGGCCCAGCGCCAGGCGCAGCCGCCGCGGCAGGGCCAGAGCCAGGGCCAGCCGCCCCGCCGGCCCGCACCGGGCCGTCGCCCGGCGCCGCCGCGACGTGCCGCACCACCGCGGCGGCCGGCACCGCCGCGTACCCTCCGGCTCGGCGACGGGCACCGGCGCGTCAAGGGCGTGCTGCTCGTCTTCGCGTTCGTGCTCTCGCTGTTCGCCGGCCGGCTGTTCCAGGTGCAGGGCGTGGAAGGCGCGGCCTACTCGCAGGAGGCCATCGGCAAGCGCACCCAGCAGCGCGCGCTGCCGGCGGTGCGCGGCCAGATCGTCGACCGCGACGGCGTCGCGCTGGCAACCAGCGTGCAGGCCTACGACGTCGAGGCCGACCCCACCAACGTCAAGGACGCCGACCTGGTCGGGCGCTCGCTCGCGCCGATCATCGGCGTGCCCGCCGCGCAGATCACCGCCAAGATCGTGGCCGCGCAGGAGAAGAACAAGACGGCCAAGAAGCCCTCGCGCTACCTCCAGCTCGCCCAGCGGCTCGGCCCGACGGTGCGCAGCAAGGTCTACGCGCTCAAGGCCGAGCAGCGCAGCGGCATCACCCTGCGCTCGACGACCACGCGCGCCTACCCCTCGGGAGCGGTCGGCGCCAACATCGTCGGCTTCCTCCGCAACGACGGCACGCCCGGCGCGGGCCTCGAGGTCAAGCTGGACGACGTGCTGCGCGGCAGCGACGGGCGCGAGGTGTTCGAGGGGGCCAAGGGCGGCGCGATCATGCCGACCGGCACCGAGACCATCACGCCCGCCGTCGACGGCAAGGACGTGCAGCTCACGATCGACCGCGACATCCAGTGGAAGGCCCAGCAGGCGATCGCCGCGCAGGTGAAGGCCTCGAAGGCCGACTGGGGCAGCGTCGTCGTGCTCGACACCAAGACCGGCGAGGTCTACGCGATGGCCAACTCGCCGACGCTCGACCCGAACCACCGCTCGTCGAACCCGGCGACCTACGTCAACCAGGCGGTCGCCGACGCCTTCGAGCCGGGCTCCACGAGCAAGGTGATGACGGTGTCCTCCGCCATCAACGAGGGCA contains the following coding sequences:
- a CDS encoding peptidoglycan D,D-transpeptidase FtsI family protein, giving the protein MLLVFAFVLSLFAGRLFQVQGVEGAAYSQEAIGKRTQQRALPAVRGQIVDRDGVALATSVQAYDVEADPTNVKDADLVGRSLAPIIGVPAAQITAKIVAAQEKNKTAKKPSRYLQLAQRLGPTVRSKVYALKAEQRSGITLRSTTTRAYPSGAVGANIVGFLRNDGTPGAGLEVKLDDVLRGSDGREVFEGAKGGAIMPTGTETITPAVDGKDVQLTIDRDIQWKAQQAIAAQVKASKADWGSVVVLDTKTGEVYAMANSPTLDPNHRSSNPATYVNQAVADAFEPGSTSKVMTVSSAINEGTTTPSTVYTVPDQIHMSDKTFHDDETHRTWHPTTTGILAKSSNVGTIEISTKLAPATLEGYIRKFGLGAKPGTGLEGETGGIFAASADWSGSQRWTIAFGQGIAGSLLQMAGVYQTLANGGVRVPPTVVEATTDAGGDFVRTPAPKPVRVVTAGTAKKMMSMMEAVTYEGGTGKNAIIDGYRVAGKTGTAWIPKNGGYCRSCYQSSFIGVVPADKPRLVVAVTISNPHTGSHFGGTIAAPVFKEVGAFALSTLNIPPSGSTSPVPNFGDVRK